In Herbinix luporum, a single window of DNA contains:
- a CDS encoding PQQ-dependent sugar dehydrogenase — MLDRLSLGLQPIVHNLNLPTVIKTTIFPGDQEETLMIATQVGEIFYIRNNTIGTFLDIRQNILQLGTNGGYDERGLLGLAFHPNFRYNGLFYLHYSLADSEGPGALPGGFSPNPCDENTLNLRWTDRENRYDHIDTVEEWMLQNEGQPIKRRTLLNIRRPFANHNGVNSLNFSPETGRLVLTIGDGGLGYDPFNLAQTDNEIAGKIIEIDVDMDLFIDNMPVVTRFSELSLQVLESLTVIAKGVRNIPGISYQFFNDRYIKYVGNVGQDLVESIFAFIYYRPVPATDIVKSYIMNSSSNQEGFINLGWRGWEGDLPTSLIRPCDSNLNQKIIAYYNEAITISTKRIYPLCCYYHQDPRVDKFQGRALTGVQAYMGNEIPSLMGSCVFTDFARRTNTVSPPRGVLAYTWFTPECQMNEYYMIDIDYDFGNEAAFFTCLGSNINQTKLYLGVYGSANVTDLNRGSVYEIVKL; from the coding sequence ATGTTGGATAGATTAAGCCTTGGATTACAACCGATAGTACATAATTTAAACCTTCCTACTGTAATTAAGACTACTATTTTTCCCGGTGACCAGGAAGAAACTTTGATGATTGCAACCCAAGTCGGTGAGATTTTTTACATAAGAAATAATACCATAGGTACTTTTTTAGATATAAGACAAAATATTCTTCAACTAGGTACTAATGGAGGATATGATGAGCGTGGACTGTTAGGATTAGCTTTTCACCCTAATTTTCGATATAACGGCTTATTTTACCTTCACTATTCCTTAGCTGATTCTGAGGGACCAGGTGCTCTGCCAGGAGGCTTTAGTCCAAATCCCTGTGATGAAAATACACTAAATCTTAGATGGACTGACAGGGAAAACAGATATGATCATATAGATACGGTAGAAGAATGGATGCTGCAAAATGAAGGACAACCGATTAAAAGACGGACATTACTTAATATAAGAAGGCCATTTGCAAATCACAATGGAGTAAACAGCTTAAACTTTTCTCCTGAAACCGGAAGGCTTGTTCTAACTATCGGAGACGGAGGCTTAGGTTATGATCCTTTTAATTTAGCCCAGACTGATAATGAGATAGCAGGTAAAATTATCGAAATCGATGTTGATATGGACCTATTCATAGATAATATGCCGGTTGTAACCCGTTTTAGTGAACTTTCACTGCAGGTACTAGAAAGTCTTACAGTTATTGCAAAGGGTGTTCGTAATATTCCGGGAATATCATATCAATTTTTTAATGATCGCTATATAAAATATGTCGGAAATGTGGGTCAGGATTTGGTTGAATCTATATTCGCCTTTATCTATTATAGACCGGTACCGGCAACCGATATTGTTAAGTCTTATATTATGAATTCATCCTCTAATCAAGAAGGCTTTATTAATCTTGGATGGAGGGGGTGGGAAGGTGATCTTCCCACATCATTAATTAGGCCCTGTGACAGTAATTTGAATCAGAAGATAATAGCTTATTATAATGAAGCAATTACAATCTCTACCAAACGTATATATCCACTTTGCTGCTATTATCATCAGGACCCTAGAGTGGATAAATTTCAAGGAAGAGCCCTTACAGGAGTCCAAGCATATATGGGAAATGAAATTCCAAGTTTAATGGGAAGCTGTGTATTTACTGACTTTGCAAGAAGAACAAACACAGTATCTCCTCCCCGTGGGGTTTTGGCTTATACTTGGTTTACACCTGAATGTCAAATGAATGAATATTATATGATTGATATTGATTATGATTTTGGTAACGAAGCAGCTTTTTTTACCTGCCTTGGTTCGAATATTAATCAAACTAAATTATATTTGGGGGTATATGGTTCTGCAAATGTGACCGATTTAAATCGGGGTTCGGTGTATGAGATTGTGAAGTTGTAA
- the cas4 gene encoding CRISPR-associated protein Cas4, which translates to MKEYKEDDYLLISGIQHFIFCKRQWALIHVEQQWEENFFTMDGILLHERADDGSIKESRKDLVTIHALPVKSKSLCVTGKCDVVELRLSSEGIYLPKYNNTYKVYPVEYKRGKPKEDESDILQLLAQAICLEEMLMTKIEKAYMFYFEIRRRQEVIFTEAMRKRLYDIVTEMHYYMDKGITPKVRTGKKCRTCSLNNICMPGLNEEKNVTLYIQRRINE; encoded by the coding sequence TTGAAGGAATATAAAGAAGATGATTACTTATTAATTTCTGGTATTCAACATTTTATCTTTTGTAAGCGCCAATGGGCTTTAATTCATGTTGAGCAGCAATGGGAAGAGAATTTTTTTACCATGGACGGTATATTGCTACATGAACGAGCAGATGATGGCAGCATAAAAGAAAGTAGAAAAGATTTAGTTACTATACATGCATTACCAGTTAAGTCAAAGTCATTATGTGTTACCGGAAAGTGCGATGTGGTGGAATTAAGATTGTCTTCAGAAGGTATATATTTACCGAAATATAATAATACATATAAAGTATATCCTGTAGAGTACAAAAGGGGAAAACCTAAAGAAGATGAAAGTGATATTCTTCAGCTTCTAGCCCAAGCAATATGTCTTGAAGAAATGTTGATGACTAAAATAGAAAAAGCCTATATGTTTTATTTTGAGATCAGAAGAAGACAAGAAGTGATTTTTACAGAGGCTATGAGAAAGAGACTATACGATATTGTAACGGAGATGCATTATTATATGGATAAAGGAATAACTCCTAAAGTAAGAACAGGAAAGAAATGCAGAACATGCTCTCTAAATAATATTTGTATGCCTGGTCTTAATGAAGAAAAGAATGTCACTTTATATATTCAGAGGAGGATAAATGAATGA
- the cas7c gene encoding type I-C CRISPR-associated protein Cas7/Csd2: MGKLENKIDFVMFFTVDHANPNGDPLNGNMPRNDYDGFGEISDVCIKRKIRNRLQDAGEKIFVQSNDRIEDDLKSLEARFNNVFKKGKDDDETVFTQSCELWIDVRSFGQVVTFQNRSIGIRGPVSISMAKSLSPVNIISMQITRSTNGMIKAEGGKSSDTMGTKHYVDFGVYKIKGSINPYFAEKTGFTIEDAEKIKEALRTLFVNDASSARPEGSMEVKSIYWFTHPGKLGVASSAKIHNLVKDQLKEGVIKPTTYDDYVIKLNEIELSKYKEKGLKVEVIEGI, translated from the coding sequence ATGGGTAAGTTGGAAAACAAAATTGATTTTGTTATGTTTTTTACAGTTGATCATGCAAATCCGAATGGAGATCCGTTAAACGGAAATATGCCTAGAAATGATTATGACGGTTTTGGTGAGATTAGTGATGTATGTATTAAGAGAAAAATACGTAATCGCTTACAGGATGCTGGAGAAAAAATATTTGTTCAATCAAATGATCGAATTGAAGATGATTTAAAATCATTAGAAGCACGATTTAACAATGTTTTTAAGAAAGGCAAAGATGATGATGAAACCGTATTTACCCAATCATGCGAACTTTGGATTGACGTAAGAAGTTTTGGACAGGTTGTAACATTTCAAAATCGCTCGATAGGAATACGAGGACCTGTATCAATATCAATGGCAAAAAGTTTAAGTCCTGTAAATATAATTAGTATGCAGATTACAAGAAGTACCAATGGTATGATTAAAGCTGAGGGCGGAAAGTCATCTGATACCATGGGAACAAAACATTATGTAGATTTTGGAGTATATAAGATTAAAGGAAGCATTAATCCTTACTTTGCTGAAAAAACGGGTTTTACAATTGAAGATGCTGAAAAAATAAAAGAAGCATTACGTACATTATTTGTAAATGATGCTTCATCAGCAAGACCTGAAGGTAGTATGGAAGTAAAATCGATATATTGGTTTACACATCCCGGAAAGCTTGGGGTTGCTTCTAGTGCAAAAATACATAATCTTGTAAAAGACCAGCTTAAAGAAGGAGTTATAAAGCCTACGACCTATGATGACTATGTAATTAAGCTTAATGAAATTGAATTATCCAAATATAAAGAAAAAGGGTTGAAGGTGGAGGTTATTGAAGGAATATAA
- the cas2 gene encoding CRISPR-associated endonuclease Cas2, translating into MLYILITYDINTTSLNGQARLRKVAKVCINYGQRVQNSVFECKVNEAQYRELQHKLLKIIDKNVDSLRFYRLGENYDKKVKHIGAKQTYKVDDPMIL; encoded by the coding sequence ATGTTGTATATACTTATTACATATGATATTAATACAACATCATTAAATGGCCAAGCAAGATTAAGAAAAGTTGCAAAAGTATGTATAAATTATGGTCAAAGGGTACAAAATTCAGTATTCGAATGTAAGGTTAATGAGGCTCAGTATCGCGAATTACAACATAAATTGCTAAAGATTATTGATAAAAATGTAGATAGTCTTCGATTTTATCGACTTGGCGAAAACTACGATAAAAAAGTAAAGCATATTGGTGCAAAGCAAACATATAAGGTAGATGACCCTATGATACTATAG
- the vanR gene encoding VanR-ABDEGLN family response regulator transcription factor codes for MSESILIVDDEKEIADLVELYLKNEGYQVYKFYSGYEALECIKNNKLDLAILDVMLPDIDGFRICQKIREHYFFPIIMLTAKVEDMDKIMGLTLGADDYITKPFNPLEVVARVKTQLRRYMRYNQSEGGSDLPLNNEFDFKGLVINKDTHNCTLYGKPLNLTPIEFSILWYLCEKRGKVVSSEELFEAVWGEKFLNNNNTVMAHIGRLREKMNDSYKNPKFIKTVWGVGYQIE; via the coding sequence ATGAGTGAGAGTATTTTAATAGTTGATGACGAAAAAGAAATAGCAGATTTGGTTGAATTGTATTTGAAAAATGAAGGCTACCAGGTTTATAAATTTTACTCTGGTTACGAGGCTTTGGAATGTATAAAAAATAATAAATTAGATTTGGCTATACTTGATGTTATGCTTCCCGATATTGATGGTTTTAGGATTTGTCAGAAAATAAGAGAGCATTATTTCTTTCCTATAATTATGTTAACTGCTAAAGTTGAGGATATGGACAAGATTATGGGATTGACTCTTGGGGCTGATGATTATATTACTAAACCCTTTAATCCCTTAGAAGTTGTTGCCAGGGTAAAAACTCAGTTAAGAAGGTATATGAGATATAATCAATCTGAAGGAGGAAGTGACCTGCCTTTAAATAATGAGTTTGACTTTAAAGGTTTGGTGATTAATAAGGATACCCATAATTGTACTCTTTATGGAAAGCCACTTAATCTTACTCCCATTGAATTTTCGATTTTATGGTATTTATGTGAAAAGAGAGGGAAGGTAGTTTCTTCTGAGGAGCTTTTTGAGGCTGTGTGGGGAGAAAAGTTTTTGAATAATAATAATACAGTTATGGCTCATATCGGAAGATTAAGGGAAAAAATGAATGATTCATATAAGAATCCAAAGTTTATTAAGACGGTATGGGGGGTAGGATATCAGATTGAGTAA
- the cas1c gene encoding type I-C CRISPR-associated endonuclease Cas1c: MRQLLNTLYITRPNAYLSLNGENIVIKEDNQTIGRYPLHNIESIVLFSNLGMSPQLMGKCVDNHISICFLTPNGRFRARVVGRSYGNVLLRKKQYKVSMDDAECVKISINFILGKIYNQKWLIERYIREYPLRIQGELLKNISYQLTEYMNCVKTCTELDSLRGFEGKAQVCYFQGFNELILNQKKEFVFNGRNKRPPQDPVNSLLSFAYTLLSNDIASALETVGLDSYVGFMHQDRPGRISLALDLIEELRAPIADRFVLSLINRQQVKFEDFIINDNGAVLIKDEARKKILSEWQKRKQEKLKHPFLDEKIPWGLVPYAQSMLLARYLRGDLNEYPPFFWK; encoded by the coding sequence ATGAGACAACTCCTAAATACTTTATATATTACAAGACCAAACGCGTATTTGTCATTAAATGGTGAAAACATTGTAATTAAAGAAGATAATCAAACAATAGGACGATATCCATTACATAATATAGAAAGCATCGTACTTTTCTCTAATCTAGGTATGAGTCCTCAACTTATGGGAAAATGTGTAGATAATCATATATCTATATGTTTTTTAACACCTAATGGGCGCTTTCGAGCAAGAGTGGTAGGTAGAAGTTATGGGAATGTTCTTCTCAGAAAAAAACAATATAAAGTTTCAATGGATGATGCTGAATGTGTAAAAATATCCATAAATTTTATACTAGGCAAGATTTATAACCAAAAGTGGTTGATTGAACGTTACATAAGAGAATATCCATTGCGCATACAAGGAGAATTGTTAAAAAATATATCATATCAGCTGACTGAATATATGAATTGTGTAAAAACATGTACTGAACTAGATTCCTTAAGGGGTTTTGAAGGTAAGGCTCAAGTTTGCTACTTTCAAGGCTTTAATGAATTAATATTAAATCAGAAAAAGGAATTTGTTTTTAATGGTAGAAATAAGAGACCGCCTCAAGATCCTGTAAATAGTCTGTTATCTTTTGCCTATACCTTACTTAGTAATGATATAGCTAGCGCCCTTGAAACGGTGGGACTTGATTCTTATGTTGGTTTCATGCATCAAGATAGGCCAGGTCGCATTTCACTAGCATTGGATTTAATTGAAGAATTACGTGCACCAATTGCTGATCGTTTTGTCCTTTCGCTAATCAATAGGCAGCAAGTTAAATTTGAAGACTTTATTATTAATGACAATGGGGCGGTGTTAATTAAAGATGAGGCGAGAAAGAAAATACTTAGTGAATGGCAGAAAAGGAAACAAGAGAAGTTAAAACATCCATTTTTAGATGAAAAAATACCTTGGGGATTGGTTCCTTATGCCCAATCTATGTTGTTAGCACGTTATTTACGAGGTGATTTAAATGAATATCCGCCTTTCTTTTGGAAATAG